The window AGTaggattaaatttaatatttaactcatttcttctatttctatatatagACAATTGTACTTTGCATAGCTATCAATTTACACTGTTATAATTTGGTCCATCAAGATCTTACGGCTaacttttttctattataatgtGGTAATTTCTAAGTCTATACAACAAACATGATGCCTTCTTTCGGCgctattttataatataaccTAATAAAACCTGGGATGGTCCTTGCAAATGACACGGTGCTAGATTTTTAAGGCTAGATTTTTAAGGTATGActgaatttgatatatataacACTTAAATTATATTCCATTTCAATAGATACAACTGTATTTTCTACTCCACAAATTTAAATGAAATATATTTCACACAACTCTTAACTTTTATGTTCTATAGATACAGTTGTACATTGTATACGATCAATCTACACCCACCAAGATCTAATGAATCAAATATTTTCCTTCTTCTCTGACTACCTAAGTAATTTGTACCCTTTTTTTCTAGTTGTttttataatagatagatagatacatattattagatagatagattgattgattgatgccACATGCCATTGCCATGTCAAAAGCTAATAATGAACCCTTCCGTTCATTTGTTTACGTTCTTCCCTTTGCTCCAGCAACTTCAAGACTAACATGGAAAAAGGGAAAGTGGACAAGACATGGAAGCTCCTTGTGAAGAAGGTGATGAGAGCTAGGGTGATGTCTGCATGGGCCAAGAGGCCGGTGCCAGCGCCGGAGATAGTGCAGAAGTCATGGGCAAAGTACAACAGCAGCAGTAGGAGTAGAGCAGCCAGATTCAGATagatagaaggaaaaaaaaaatacagatttGATACAAGTTCAGGAAGGCAaagcatagttttttttttttttgggtataaGCTTCTTTCAGGAAAAAAGGATTTAGCAGTCTGGGAGGACATTCTTTTGTTGTATTGCTCCTGCAAATTTTTGAGAGGAGGAAATGCTGAAATTTTGCAACCTGCAAACCGCAATCAAATTGTGTGGCCAGTTCTTTACCAACCAGCTTGTATACATTTGTACAGTGCAGAGTTCGGCCCGTACTAGTCATTAGTACATGTGTATCCAACTGCTActacctctatcccataataagtgcagccatgagttttCACGCCTAACTTTGAAGAATGTATAAATCAGTAGCGGAGTAGCCGTATTAAAGTACTACTCCCTTCTGTCTATCAATGCATAAATCATGCGTAAATCAGTACTAGCAGTATTATGTAGTACTATCAGTTGCTGAGTTGCAACAAGCCCAGGTACTGTAAGTAGACCTCAGTTTTAGCTGCTTCACCGACAAATGCTATATACAAGCTACGAGTCTACGACTAACAAAACAAGCCGTACTAACCATCTGAATAATTACCGGTAGAGTTTGTGTGAACAACCCTTGGTCAAGTCTTCATTGACTCCTAAGTACTACGGAGCCCTAGATGAACCATGTGATTGCATTTCACTAACATCAATGACACTTTTTTTACTATTCAGATTGCCACATCCTGTAGGATAGCACTGGTGGCACCAGAAATGAGGATATTCAGATTGAAGTTCCCTCATGATCATTTTCATTTCTCCTTCGAACTTTGAAAATCCTAAAACCCAAAATAATTAAGGAGCATTTGCAGTGCTATAGGGACACTAATCTTTGCTTACCATTTCTCCATCAGGCTGCAGTTTAGTTATCCATGATCAGTACTACTGTTCACCAGCGGCTTTACAATCTGCAAACACCTCTAAAGATGAATGCAGAAAAGGGAACTAGAAAGTATAAAAAAGACTTGTATTTTTACCCAACATATACTAAAACAGTTTCAAAACTACAAAACCTGAATACTCCTTACAAAACCTCACAAAAGATAGAACTATTTCTACAATCATAAGGGAATTCTATGGTCAGGGGTTGCAAAATTTGTGTGAAAATTGCTGCACACTTGCTAGGGGACAGATTAAACATGAGCTTAGGACTAGCCATTATATCCAGCGCCATCAAGGCATCAAGCCATCAACATCACGCTAAGGATCCAGCCGGTTGTTCCTCGGCTCGTGGCGCCGCGCGTGGGCGTAGTCCCTGACCATGAACcacctcatcttcttcctctcctcctcccactccctCGCATGCTGCCTccttccgtcgtcgccgctgccatgGAGGAACCCGCTGGCTGCTGCGCCTTCTCCTTCCACGGAAAGAACAAGATCAGTTTCATACTCTTCCCTCCAGTAGCAATCTCACTGAATGCTCTTCAGATAGGCAGTAGCATTCATAAAAGCTGGCAGAaagttagtagtagtagtaaaacTTACCAACAAGAACTTGCTGATGAATCAGAGACCTGAAGctgaggaggaagatgagagCAACCAAGCTCAGGAGACCAAGGAACCTCATCTTGCTTTGCCTCTGCAAATTAATTACCTTGCACCGTAACACTGAGCAGTTGTGGCTAGAGCAATGGATATATAGGCCATGCCTCATGTCAGAGCATTTCAGAGTAGACAGACAGGTCAAAAAGATAGTAGGAAATTTTTGGTGGACACCTCTACCATTTGGCCTCTCTTTGCCTTGGTTGAATTTCATTAGTGTTCTCAAGATGTCCTACGAGAAGAATCTCTTGTTTCTGGAGCTCATCGATGAgcttaaaaaaaacagagagagaaaaattCGAGCCTTTCCTACGCGCGGTTgcattctctttttttcctggGGCCAAGAGCAGCTGCAGAGCTAGTTTTATCCCTACGAGCCTCGGCAACGTCTCCCCGTGCGAGCTCTGTACGCTATGGCATTTGATTTCGTACGTGTCCACGGCACGCACTCGGAGGAGTCGGAGGATCATTTTTCTTGGGGAGGGATTAGGAAAGCTCATTGTGTTTTGTTTGGGGTCTTCAACGAAGCATTGTTTTATTTTGGCAGAACCAAGTAGCTATCACTATAACTCTTCATTACTCATTATTATCAATTTCTGccgcagaaaagaaaaaataactcATACTATCTCCATCTTAAAATTGAAACTCAGTACTGCATGGTCTAGGAGGAAGAATTACCGAATGACATATAGAAATTGGCATTTTAGGATGGGCAAAATATAATTTATCTGTTTTAAGATAAGTTAATCTAGTATGATATGTGACATATCTTATTACTATATCCGTGGACAAAATTAACTTACTCCATTTCTGAAGATGAAGTACTCCGTATTGCTGAATGACGGGCAGAAATCGGGCCAAGTAGGGGTCATTTTCTTCAGGTATCAGCTAAAACGGTTGGCATTAAAACGGGGGAAAAAAAAACGATCACCCTCTGTCACATGGGACCCACATTTCTCAACCGGGAACTCCCTGCGTAGGAGTACGTCAGTGGCGCCCACACCCGTGCCGGAGACCGCAGAGTGGACACGGTGGCGTCGGTGGCGGTGTCGCAATCATCCCGCACGCCCCCCACCCCCACAACCCCACACCACCACACCAATCCGAGGAGGAGCAACACCAACACCAATACCAACGTCCCCCAAGTCTCCTCCTACTCCCGGCCGCCGCAgcctgcgtgcgtgcgtgtgcgtGCGAGAGCCTACGCCTACGACGCCAAACACGGAAACCACCACGCACGCCGAGACAAATCCCACGATACCCCGAGAAAAGCAAAAGCCAAGCCCCCCTCTCACTCCcttctcctcccgccgcgccgcgccgccccgatACCTCGCTTCTTCTACAAGCTTCCATTCCTCGGTCGGTGCCGGCCGCTTCGGGCGCGCGTGGAggtggttgctgctgctgctgctgctgggggcGGCAGAAGCTAGTGGCGGTGGGTGTGGGATGCCCGCCGCGACGCCGACCCGCTctcgcctcctcttccccgcgtTGCGGCCGCGGCCGGTGGTGGTTAAAGCGGACGGGGGAAgcctcgccgctgccggtgACTGACTGGCTGACTGACCGACTGCGCCGCCGCGGTGCGGTGGGACCACGCGCGACGCCATGGACGCCGCCTCCCgccccgccgtcgtcatcgacaaCGGCACCGGGtaagcctccctctctctctctctttccagaTCTGCGCGCGGAGAGCGTGCGCCGCGGCGAATCTGAGGCGGGTGATGAGAATgggtggcgcgcgcgcgcaggtacACGAAGATGGGGTTCGCCGGGAACGTGGAGCCCTGCTTCATCAcccccaccgtcgtcgccgtcaacgACACCTTCGCCGGCCAGACCAGGGCCAACACCACCAAGGGGAACTGGATGGCGCAGCACAGCGCCGGCGTCATGGCCGATCTCGACTTCTTCATCGGGGAGGACGCCCTGGCCCGCTCCCGCTCCAGCAACACCTACAACCTCAGCTATCCAATTCACAATGGCCAGGtttgtgcgcgcgcgcgcgagcgagcgTTAATTTCCTCTTCTGACACTCTGCGTTGCTATCTTAGTTTGCGGAGCTTCATTTACTCAAGCTGATATGGGCTAGATATTCAGGTTGAGAATTGGGACACCATGGAGAGGTTCTGGCAGCAGTGCATTTTCAATTACCTGCGGTGTGATCCGGAGGATCACTATTTTCTGCTCACCGAGAGCCCCCTGACTCCTCCCGAGACCCGCGAGTACACCGGGGAGATCATGTTTGAGACTTTCAATGTGCCTGGTCTGTACATAGCGTGCCAGCCGGTTCTTGCCCTCGCAGCAGGATACACCACCACAAAGGTTAGTAGAGCAAGAATTCCTTGAGATGAGAACATGAATTTCGTTCTCAAGGCCATGTTTATGTTGTAGTTGAACTGTTTTATTACACGCTTTCAATATGCAATATTTCTGCTTAACCTTAATTTGATAGGTGAAAGAGACTACATTATTGAAATATTTACGTTTCCAATAAATTTTAATTCTATAGTGGTTTTTCTGTTTCATTTGAAAGCTCATTGTGTTGGCATCTTATTTCTAGCCATGCATGGACTCTTGAGCTTCGTAGTTGTGCTTAGTTTGCTCTAcaatactccttccatcccacaATACTGTCTTTCTGGTTTGTTTAGCACAAATTAAGGTTTAGCAATCAAAGACTAAAGTGCCTCTCATTTGAATGGAATTGTGAGGTTGTTGAGGATAGAATGTGTAGAAATTTGAATAGGAGGTGATTGATTGGACATATAGTACTCTTAAGTGACAAGTATTGTGGGATAAATTTTAAACCCTAAAGAGACaactattttgggacggaggaagtactacatTATTTGCCCCTCTTTTTCCTTTCGTCTATGTTGAGAGATATATTTATGAGGAATTTCATGCTTTGTTTTCAGTGTGAAATGACAGGTGTTGTAGTCGATGTGGGTGATGGGGCTACCCACATTGTTCCTGTTGCTGATGGTTATGTTATAGGAAGCAGCATCAGATCAATTCCAATTACAGGCAAGGATGTTACCCAGTTTATTCAGCAACTCTTAAAGGTAGTTACCATTGCTTTCTTGTGGGCCGTCACAAGATAGTACTTAACCTTCTATTTGTCAACAGATGTCACTGATCTTACATTACTGTGGATCTATGCCTTTGAGAGTCCAAATGTCCATCATAACTGCACAAGGAAATCAAAGATTCATGAAAATAACAGCCACAAATAATGAAAGGGATAAAATGCATGAAATAGAGGTAGAATTGGTGGAAAGTAACTGTCAATTTTTATCTAATGATGCACAATAAATTCCACTCAAAGTTTTACAAGCAACTCCAGCCTGCAGCTGCAATCATGCGCCATGGCAAATTTTGTAAACACACCTGAGATTATTTGAGTCACCTCACCGTGGT of the Oryza sativa Japonica Group chromosome 2, ASM3414082v1 genome contains:
- the LOC4329867 gene encoding actin-related protein 3, with the translated sequence MDAASRPAVVIDNGTGYTKMGFAGNVEPCFITPTVVAVNDTFAGQTRANTTKGNWMAQHSAGVMADLDFFIGEDALARSRSSNTYNLSYPIHNGQVENWDTMERFWQQCIFNYLRCDPEDHYFLLTESPLTPPETREYTGEIMFETFNVPGLYIACQPVLALAAGYTTTKCEMTGVVVDVGDGATHIVPVADGYVIGSSIRSIPITGKDVTQFIQQLLKERGEHIPPEESFDVARRVKEMYCYTCSDIVKEFNKHDREPNKYIKHWSGIKPKTGAKYTCDIGYERFLGPEIFFHPEIYNNDFTTPLHVVIDKCIQSSPIDTRRALYKNIVLSGGSTMFKDFHRRLQRDLKKIVDARVLASNARLGGDAKAQPIEVNVVSHPIQRYAVWFGGSVLASTAEFYEACHTKAEYEEYGASICRTNPVFKGMY